In Bacteroidales bacterium, one DNA window encodes the following:
- a CDS encoding glutamine synthetase family protein, translated as MKANLNPNQLVSFLDKTPNDFTKNDIIRFIESNEIKMVNFRYMGEDGRLKTLNFNINSKKHLDSLLSSGERVDGSSLFSYIEAGSSDLYVIPRFKTAFLNPFTEIPSLDILCSYFNKEGKPLSSSPEYILKKAHQTLTEKTGFTYETMGELEYYVISKNEELYPVSDQRGYHESAPFAKWGTLRTEAMQAIAKAGGLIKYGHSEVGNFTLDNISYEQNEIEFLPTNVEDAADQLVIAKWIIRMVAYKHGVTISFAPKITEGKAGSGMHIHTRLMKNGKNVMVENGQISDTAKKAIAGYLQLSSSLTAFGNTIPTSYFRLVPHQEAPTNICWGDRNRSVLVRVPLGWTGSSNMMKIANPLETGEQNDYSDKQTVEFRCPDGSADIYLLMAGLTVAARHGIETENALEIAKKSYVDVNIFKDEHKEVCENLEQLPVSCWESSESLAKHADIYKKYNVFSERIIEGMITKLKGYNDKELRKSISNNPKEILKLVNQYLNFA; from the coding sequence ATGAAAGCAAATTTAAACCCAAATCAATTAGTTAGTTTTCTTGATAAAACTCCTAACGACTTTACAAAAAATGATATAATCCGTTTCATTGAAAGCAATGAAATAAAAATGGTGAACTTCAGATATATGGGTGAAGACGGGCGACTTAAAACACTTAATTTTAATATCAACAGCAAAAAACATTTGGATAGTTTATTATCTTCCGGTGAACGTGTTGATGGCTCCAGCCTTTTCTCATATATTGAAGCAGGATCCAGTGATTTATATGTAATACCGCGTTTTAAAACTGCATTTTTAAATCCTTTCACAGAAATACCCTCACTGGATATTCTATGTTCTTATTTTAACAAAGAAGGAAAACCCTTATCCAGTTCCCCTGAATATATTCTTAAAAAAGCTCACCAGACATTGACCGAAAAAACAGGGTTTACTTATGAAACCATGGGGGAATTGGAATATTATGTTATCAGTAAAAATGAAGAATTATATCCTGTAAGCGACCAGCGGGGATACCATGAATCAGCGCCATTTGCAAAATGGGGAACTCTAAGAACAGAAGCGATGCAAGCCATTGCTAAAGCCGGAGGACTTATTAAATATGGTCATTCAGAAGTTGGAAATTTTACGCTCGATAATATTTCTTACGAACAAAACGAGATTGAATTTTTGCCAACCAATGTTGAAGATGCTGCCGACCAGTTGGTAATTGCCAAATGGATTATCCGCATGGTGGCATACAAACATGGAGTTACTATAAGCTTTGCTCCGAAAATTACCGAAGGAAAAGCAGGAAGCGGAATGCATATACATACACGCCTCATGAAAAACGGTAAAAATGTAATGGTTGAAAACGGACAAATATCGGATACTGCTAAAAAAGCGATTGCAGGTTATTTACAGTTGTCTTCTTCACTTACTGCTTTTGGAAACACTATTCCTACTTCATATTTCCGTCTTGTGCCACACCAGGAAGCACCCACAAATATTTGCTGGGGCGACCGCAACCGTTCTGTATTGGTAAGGGTTCCACTTGGCTGGACAGGGAGCTCAAATATGATGAAAATTGCAAACCCATTAGAAACCGGCGAACAGAATGATTATTCAGATAAGCAAACGGTTGAATTCCGCTGTCCCGATGGCTCAGCAGACATATATCTTTTAATGGCAGGACTAACCGTTGCAGCACGTCACGGAATTGAGACTGAAAATGCGTTGGAAATTGCAAAGAAATCATATGTTGATGTAAATATTTTTAAAGATGAACACAAGGAAGTATGTGAAAATCTGGAACAACTTCCTGTTTCATGTTGGGAATCGTCTGAATCGCTGGCGAAACATGCTGATATATATAAAAAATACAATGTTTTTTCTGAAAGAATTATCGAAGGAATGATAACCAAACTTAAAGGTTATAATGATAAAGAACTTCGAAAATCAATAAGCAACAATCCTAAAGAAATCCTTAAGCTTGTTAATCAATACCTGAATTTTGCTTAA
- a CDS encoding TrkA family potassium uptake protein: protein MMHQNKFAVIGLGQFGKAIALTLANSGGDVLAIDSHEENVQAVAEDVSHAVTLDASDKKALKAQNIQDMDAVVVAIGEDFESLLLCCVVLLELKVKRIIARARGKQQRIILEKIGIKEVLSPEDEVGILVAERLLNPSLLSVLKFPDQYEIVEIKTPRRIANRNFSDVDFMTKYKLNIVAIKREFETEQDGVLVNEQHVIPLTPQKTILYQTDTLLIFGKTPDIEKFLEINQ from the coding sequence ATGATGCATCAAAATAAATTTGCCGTAATTGGCTTGGGTCAGTTTGGGAAAGCAATTGCTCTTACCCTTGCAAATAGTGGAGGTGATGTGCTTGCAATTGATAGTCACGAAGAAAATGTTCAGGCAGTTGCAGAAGATGTATCGCATGCGGTAACACTTGACGCATCAGATAAAAAAGCATTGAAAGCACAGAATATTCAGGATATGGATGCCGTTGTGGTTGCCATTGGTGAAGATTTTGAATCGTTGTTGCTTTGCTGCGTGGTGCTTCTGGAGCTTAAAGTAAAAAGAATTATTGCCCGTGCACGAGGCAAACAACAAAGAATAATTCTTGAAAAGATTGGAATAAAAGAAGTGCTTTCGCCTGAAGATGAAGTAGGGATACTGGTTGCTGAACGACTATTAAATCCAAGTCTTTTAAGTGTTTTGAAATTTCCCGATCAATATGAAATTGTTGAAATAAAAACTCCCCGTCGTATTGCCAACCGTAACTTTAGTGATGTTGACTTTATGACCAAATATAAATTAAATATTGTTGCTATAAAACGTGAGTTTGAAACTGAACAGGATGGAGTTTTAGTTAATGAACAACATGTTATTCCATTAACACCGCAAAAAACTATATTGTATCAAACTGATACACTTCTTATTTTTGGGAAAACTCCGGATATAGAAAAATTTCTTGAAATCAATCAATAA
- a CDS encoding VTT domain-containing protein — protein sequence MIVLNDIWNFLKELMNPESIITYGGFWFLLFVVFAETGLFIGFFLPGDSLLFTTGLLTATGIINIPIYFVISGVCIAVISGNTTGYAFGKKAGKAIFKREKSFFFKPKHLRAAKDFYDRHGGIAIILGEFLPIIRTFAPIVAGAVQLNYGKFIKYNITGAALWSNIMILSGYFLGIYIPGMKTYLPYVVIFLIVITTIPFISALIKERRLIRKKKADEKMGK from the coding sequence ATGATAGTCCTAAATGATATTTGGAATTTTTTAAAAGAATTAATGAACCCTGAAAGCATTATTACATATGGGGGTTTTTGGTTTCTTTTATTTGTAGTGTTTGCTGAAACAGGCTTGTTTATTGGGTTTTTCCTCCCGGGTGATTCATTGTTATTTACTACAGGACTATTAACAGCTACAGGAATCATTAATATTCCTATTTATTTTGTTATTTCAGGGGTTTGTATAGCTGTTATTTCAGGAAATACTACAGGATATGCTTTTGGTAAAAAAGCAGGAAAAGCAATATTCAAAAGAGAAAAATCTTTTTTCTTTAAGCCTAAACATTTACGTGCGGCTAAAGATTTTTACGACAGGCATGGCGGTATAGCAATAATATTAGGAGAGTTTTTACCTATTATCCGAACTTTTGCCCCGATTGTTGCAGGTGCAGTACAATTGAATTATGGTAAATTCATAAAATATAATATTACCGGTGCTGCTCTATGGTCGAATATTATGATTCTTTCAGGATATTTCCTCGGAATTTATATTCCCGGTATGAAAACATATTTACCTTATGTTGTAATATTTCTTATTGTAATAACCACCATACCTTTTATTAGTGCTTTAATAAAGGAAAGAAGATTAATCCGAAAGAAAAAAGCTGATGAAAAAATGGGAAAATGA